A window of Daphnia pulicaria isolate SC F1-1A chromosome 10, SC_F0-13Bv2, whole genome shotgun sequence contains these coding sequences:
- the LOC124314448 gene encoding lipase member N-like isoform X1 produces MLLNRFIVSCLFFLLTISAIDVNSYSSIKQYRDALIARLLLKSWRKKVEEQRVRFFDRLPQSVESRYTTTQVISYRGYPSEIHHVTTDDGYIIELHRIPPRGTAKKVVFLQHGVMQSSGTWLVNPSSRSLAILLADQSYDVWLGNFRGNRYSRKHTTLDPNSEQYWKFSWDQIGNYDIPAVINYILKETSQPKLTYIGHSLGCGVFFIAMVLHPELNAKIDLMVGLAPLSSFAHFDGIFRMLTPFSNPIENFLEFTRARVILDSDVRGKYLFDLACEQTYSQARFCRDVFIFVCGPNRDNIDPALIPVINENFMTGTSVAVIAQFAQNYNAGDVFQAYDYGREGNLQKYGSTKPYQYDLTKVTAPVYVFSGNADRIVTPKDVDWLLTKLSNLKGSTRFFEYNHLDFIWGTDVKERLYDNILTLLS; encoded by the exons ATGCTTTTGAACCGATTTATTGTTAGTTGCTTGTTTTTTCTGTTGACCATCAGTGCAATTGACGTCAATAGTTACAGTTCAATTAAACAATATCGAGACGCATTAATCGCCCGTTTACTGTTAAAAAGTTGGAGGAAAAAAGTGGAAGAGCAACGCGTTAGATTCTTCGATCGGCTTCCTCAGAGTGTTGAATCCAGATATACAACA ACGCAAGTTATCTCATACCGAGGATATCCTTCCGAGATTCACCACGTGACTACAGACGACGG TTACATTATAGAACTTCATCGAATTCCACCTAGGGGTACCGCCAAGAAAGTTGTGTTTTTGCAACATGGAGTTATGCAATCTTCAGGCACTTGGCtcgtcaatccttccagtcgTTCGCTGG CAATATTACTAGCGGATCAGTCGTACGACGTATGGCTCGGTAATTTCCGTGGTAACAGGTATTCAAGGAAACATACAACCCTCGATCCAAATTCAGAACAATATTGGAAGTTTAG ctgGGATCAAATAGGGAATTATGATATCCCAGCTGTCATTAATTATATTCTGAAAGAGACGAGTCAACCCAAGTTGACTTACATAGGACACTCGTTAGGATGTGGTGTCTTTTTTATAGCCATGGTCTTGCATCCGGAGCTTAATGCGAAGATTGATCTCATG GTAGGCCTTGCGCCACTTTCATCTTTTGCCCATTTTGACGGTATCTTTAGGATGTTAACTCCGTTTAGTAATCCCATTGAG AATTTTCTTGAGTTTACTCGAGCTCGCGTGATTTTGGACAGCGATGTTCGCGGGAAATATTTATTCGACCTTGCATGTGAACAAACCTACAGTCAAGCACGATTTTGTCGAGACgtcttcatttttgtttgtggacCAAACCGCGACAATATTGATCCC GCTTTGATCCCTGTCATCAATGAGAATTTCATGACTGGAACCTCAGTTGCTGTTATTGCTCAATTTGCACAGAATTATAATGCAG GTGATGTTTTTCAGGCTTACGATTACGGACGAGAAGGTAATTTGCAGAAATATGGTTCAACGAAACCATATCAATACGACCTGACAAAAGTTACAGCTCCG GTGTATGTCTTCTCAGGAAATGCTGACCGAATAGTTACACCGAAG gaTGTTGATTGGCTTCTTACAAAACTTAGTAACCTGAAGGGCTCAACTCGTTTCTTCGAATACAACCACTTGGATTTCATATGG GGAACCGATGTAAAGGAGAGGCTCTATGATAATATCTTAACTCTTTTATCGTAA
- the LOC124314448 gene encoding lipase member N-like isoform X2, with amino-acid sequence MQSSGTWLVNPSSRSLAILLADQSYDVWLGNFRGNRYSRKHTTLDPNSEQYWKFSWDQIGNYDIPAVINYILKETSQPKLTYIGHSLGCGVFFIAMVLHPELNAKIDLMVGLAPLSSFAHFDGIFRMLTPFSNPIENFLEFTRARVILDSDVRGKYLFDLACEQTYSQARFCRDVFIFVCGPNRDNIDPALIPVINENFMTGTSVAVIAQFAQNYNAGDVFQAYDYGREGNLQKYGSTKPYQYDLTKVTAPVYVFSGNADRIVTPKDVDWLLTKLSNLKGSTRFFEYNHLDFIWGTDVKERLYDNILTLLS; translated from the exons ATGCAATCTTCAGGCACTTGGCtcgtcaatccttccagtcgTTCGCTGG CAATATTACTAGCGGATCAGTCGTACGACGTATGGCTCGGTAATTTCCGTGGTAACAGGTATTCAAGGAAACATACAACCCTCGATCCAAATTCAGAACAATATTGGAAGTTTAG ctgGGATCAAATAGGGAATTATGATATCCCAGCTGTCATTAATTATATTCTGAAAGAGACGAGTCAACCCAAGTTGACTTACATAGGACACTCGTTAGGATGTGGTGTCTTTTTTATAGCCATGGTCTTGCATCCGGAGCTTAATGCGAAGATTGATCTCATG GTAGGCCTTGCGCCACTTTCATCTTTTGCCCATTTTGACGGTATCTTTAGGATGTTAACTCCGTTTAGTAATCCCATTGAG AATTTTCTTGAGTTTACTCGAGCTCGCGTGATTTTGGACAGCGATGTTCGCGGGAAATATTTATTCGACCTTGCATGTGAACAAACCTACAGTCAAGCACGATTTTGTCGAGACgtcttcatttttgtttgtggacCAAACCGCGACAATATTGATCCC GCTTTGATCCCTGTCATCAATGAGAATTTCATGACTGGAACCTCAGTTGCTGTTATTGCTCAATTTGCACAGAATTATAATGCAG GTGATGTTTTTCAGGCTTACGATTACGGACGAGAAGGTAATTTGCAGAAATATGGTTCAACGAAACCATATCAATACGACCTGACAAAAGTTACAGCTCCG GTGTATGTCTTCTCAGGAAATGCTGACCGAATAGTTACACCGAAG gaTGTTGATTGGCTTCTTACAAAACTTAGTAACCTGAAGGGCTCAACTCGTTTCTTCGAATACAACCACTTGGATTTCATATGG GGAACCGATGTAAAGGAGAGGCTCTATGATAATATCTTAACTCTTTTATCGTAA